The following coding sequences lie in one Haloterrigena sp. KLK7 genomic window:
- a CDS encoding HalOD1 output domain-containing protein, producing MNQDQLSLQCDCTPIGVHHFDRDSDMTPSDAVIRTIAVVTDTEPEELEPLYETIDTEALNKLFECHSNAPYSGEQVLAFTVDGWNVFVRDDGQIRVCDPTGPDTPSPIFE from the coding sequence ATGAATCAGGACCAACTATCGTTACAGTGTGATTGTACGCCGATAGGAGTTCACCACTTTGACAGGGACAGCGACATGACCCCTTCTGATGCAGTCATTAGAACAATTGCAGTGGTGACAGATACCGAGCCAGAAGAGCTTGAGCCATTGTACGAGACGATCGATACGGAGGCACTCAACAAGTTATTTGAGTGCCATTCGAATGCTCCCTACTCAGGAGAACAAGTCCTCGCTTTCACCGTTGATGGATGGAACGTTTTCGTTCGCGACGATGGTCAAATACGGGTTTGTGATCCAACTGGACCAGACACTCCATCGCCAATATTTGAGTGA
- a CDS encoding sodium:solute symporter family protein codes for MIDPLVAAMIGYFLLTILIAWWSGRGAGAGYVEFTLAGKNLGLIPFTMTYFATFVGGGLTMGIAQKAFLDGISAQWYAMTQGIAWITISLVIGYLYAFDVVSVPELLGRVFGSSTKYFAALATVIGQIALTAGQTIGMATIIATVTEIPLNVAFWMSTLVFVGITAWGGMNSVAWADTLHGIIIIVGMAVAIPVALANTGGVSAVTSGLPTGHTDWFGVGLIQIGTWYLLYITVAGAQQHLLQRTWSAKDADTAKRGVFLAGLVITGYGILTATAGLIAYAQGAEIDSSMAFAWTLQNTMHPVLGGILLAAAVGAVMSGADSMLLAGATTFVNDIYIPWRGGMENVSQMHLVRITRLVILAFGIGAAVIALSGVEIVVIDNLGMGVMSVLFAGVLALFWQHTDRRAGFPGLLVGGLVFVVWQFLLGEPEFFGEGSVEAAVPGTLAALFTIAILSYTWYGSETFTVEEIRHAATRDMNRFSQQDLISSDTDTDTPSTDD; via the coding sequence ATGATCGATCCGCTAGTCGCGGCGATGATCGGCTACTTTCTGCTCACTATCCTTATCGCCTGGTGGAGCGGACGAGGGGCGGGTGCGGGCTACGTCGAGTTTACGCTCGCCGGTAAGAACCTCGGCCTCATCCCCTTCACGATGACGTATTTCGCCACGTTCGTCGGTGGGGGCCTCACCATGGGAATCGCACAAAAAGCGTTCCTCGACGGCATCAGCGCCCAGTGGTATGCGATGACCCAGGGGATCGCCTGGATCACGATCTCGCTGGTAATCGGCTATCTCTACGCATTCGATGTCGTTAGTGTCCCAGAACTCTTGGGGCGTGTCTTCGGTTCTTCTACGAAATACTTCGCGGCTCTCGCTACGGTGATCGGACAAATCGCGTTGACGGCAGGACAGACGATCGGCATGGCGACTATCATCGCGACGGTCACCGAGATCCCGCTTAATGTAGCGTTCTGGATGAGTACTCTCGTCTTCGTCGGTATCACCGCCTGGGGTGGTATGAATTCGGTCGCGTGGGCGGATACACTCCATGGGATCATTATCATCGTCGGCATGGCTGTCGCGATACCGGTTGCGCTCGCAAACACCGGCGGCGTCAGCGCAGTCACCAGTGGTCTCCCGACAGGACATACCGACTGGTTCGGCGTCGGACTCATTCAAATCGGGACGTGGTATCTCCTGTACATCACCGTCGCCGGTGCACAGCAACACCTCCTCCAACGGACGTGGTCAGCGAAAGACGCTGACACTGCCAAGCGCGGCGTCTTTCTCGCCGGGCTCGTGATCACTGGCTACGGTATTCTGACCGCTACTGCGGGGCTGATCGCATACGCACAGGGCGCAGAGATCGATTCCTCGATGGCGTTCGCTTGGACGCTGCAAAATACCATGCATCCCGTTCTTGGCGGAATTCTGTTGGCCGCCGCTGTCGGAGCAGTGATGAGCGGGGCCGACTCGATGCTACTCGCCGGAGCAACTACCTTCGTAAACGACATCTATATCCCGTGGCGGGGAGGGATGGAGAACGTTTCTCAGATGCATCTCGTGCGGATCACGCGTCTGGTGATTCTGGCCTTCGGGATTGGTGCTGCGGTCATTGCGCTCAGTGGCGTCGAAATCGTCGTCATCGACAACCTCGGAATGGGCGTCATGTCGGTGTTGTTCGCAGGCGTACTCGCATTGTTCTGGCAGCATACCGATCGGCGAGCTGGCTTTCCTGGCCTTCTCGTCGGAGGGCTAGTCTTCGTCGTCTGGCAGTTTCTCCTCGGGGAACCCGAATTCTTCGGCGAGGGATCGGTCGAGGCGGCAGTTCCTGGAACGCTCGCTGCATTGTTCACGATCGCCATCCTCAGTTACACGTGGTACGGCAGTGAGACGTTCACAGTGGAAGAGATCCGGCACGCGGCGACACGTGACATGAACCGGTTCAGCCAGCAAGATCTGATATCGAGTGACACTGATACCGACACTCCGTCCACGGACGATTGA
- a CDS encoding helix-turn-helix domain-containing protein, protein MHPPEDDRTSDLVFKPPASPILEAVLQNARNQKYLGKRMDAAGSRIDTARLGDIVRHGPVLEALREEPLDRREIEARLDVSRATSHRLTKWLDEQGFVEKVDSRFQLTGHGEAVTDEVLRFEANVSAVHRMGPLLDMICPHHAEFAIEPMVDATVTVAEPEDPYRPIERFISLVSESETFRGFNTTHMAPLSLGEFYHQIFDATESEIIHPPHIVEKLSDTYPARTGEAIDRGQFTLRTREKLPYGLALFDERVGIGGYDDETGLMQAFVDTDSPLAREWAERVYASIKADSTPFDNSGDR, encoded by the coding sequence ATGCATCCCCCTGAAGATGACAGAACATCCGACCTTGTATTCAAACCGCCTGCATCACCGATTCTGGAGGCCGTCCTGCAGAACGCGCGGAACCAGAAGTATCTCGGCAAGCGCATGGACGCGGCCGGTTCCCGCATCGACACGGCCCGGCTCGGTGATATCGTCCGGCACGGCCCAGTCCTCGAAGCGCTCCGCGAGGAGCCCCTGGACCGTCGGGAGATCGAAGCGCGCCTCGACGTCTCGCGGGCGACGAGTCACCGCCTGACGAAGTGGCTCGACGAACAGGGGTTCGTCGAGAAAGTCGATAGTCGGTTCCAGTTGACGGGACACGGCGAGGCAGTCACCGACGAGGTGCTCCGGTTCGAGGCGAACGTGAGCGCCGTCCATCGGATGGGGCCGCTATTGGACATGATCTGTCCGCACCACGCGGAGTTCGCCATCGAACCGATGGTCGACGCGACCGTCACCGTCGCGGAACCGGAGGATCCCTACCGACCAATCGAACGATTCATCTCGCTCGTGAGCGAGTCGGAGACGTTCCGGGGATTCAATACGACACACATGGCACCGTTGAGTCTCGGTGAGTTCTACCACCAGATATTCGATGCCACTGAAAGCGAGATCATTCACCCACCCCACATCGTCGAGAAACTATCGGACACGTACCCGGCCCGAACGGGCGAGGCGATCGACCGCGGGCAGTTTACCCTCCGAACCCGCGAGAAATTGCCCTATGGACTCGCGCTCTTCGATGAACGCGTCGGGATCGGTGGGTACGACGACGAGACGGGCCTGATGCAGGCGTTCGTCGATACGGACTCACCCCTCGCCCGTGAGTGGGCTGAACGGGTCTACGCGTCGATCAAGGCCGACTCGACTCCGTTCGACAACTCGGGGGATCGGTAA
- a CDS encoding MBL fold metallo-hydrolase: MTTDSDISVHLVRNATVLATIDGTTFLVDPMFTPKGEMPTVTDNPAVPESLTTANQRKNPLVALPDVDLSYDAVVVTHRHPDHFDEAAKEELDADVPLFCQPEEADAFADEGFTDVRPVDDEVSFDGVTIHRTPGRHGHGELAEGMGPVSGFVFEADETLYLAGDTIWYEPVAQTLEQFDPDMVVLNGGEAQFEQGEPITMGVEDVSAVRDATDATVAVVHMEAINHCLLSRDELRAETEDVLVPEDGEQLSL; the protein is encoded by the coding sequence ATGACAACCGATTCCGACATCAGCGTCCATCTCGTTCGGAACGCCACCGTCCTCGCGACCATTGATGGGACGACGTTCCTCGTCGATCCGATGTTCACACCAAAAGGCGAGATGCCGACCGTGACGGATAACCCGGCGGTTCCTGAGTCCCTCACGACAGCAAACCAACGCAAGAATCCGCTCGTGGCGCTGCCTGACGTCGACCTATCGTACGACGCAGTGGTTGTCACCCACCGACATCCTGACCACTTCGACGAGGCGGCGAAAGAGGAACTCGACGCGGACGTCCCGTTGTTCTGTCAGCCCGAGGAAGCGGACGCCTTCGCCGACGAGGGGTTCACCGACGTACGGCCCGTTGACGACGAGGTATCCTTCGACGGCGTCACCATCCACCGGACGCCCGGTCGCCACGGCCACGGGGAGTTAGCTGAGGGGATGGGACCGGTCTCCGGATTCGTCTTCGAAGCCGACGAGACGCTATACCTCGCCGGCGACACGATCTGGTACGAGCCGGTTGCACAGACACTCGAGCAGTTCGATCCCGATATGGTCGTTCTCAACGGCGGCGAAGCACAGTTCGAACAGGGTGAACCCATCACGATGGGCGTCGAAGACGTCTCCGCCGTCCGTGACGCCACCGACGCCACAGTCGCCGTTGTTCACATGGAGGCCATCAATCACTGCTTGCTCTCTCGTGACGAACTGCGAGCGGAGACAGAGGACGTTCTCGTTCCCGAAGACGGAGAGCAGCTTTCCCTGTAA
- a CDS encoding polysaccharide deacetylase family protein, with protein MDNSNSVGRRTVLRGTATLGIASIAGCFRSDASENGETENESVSSSDKTDSDQVNNDDGGASKNGGEDEWFENGAVTFIYDDGPNDDLEQAFPAHETYDAPATVGIVSEWMRGNDERWMNADEVTRLADAGWEIASHTATHVAVTSFNLVEDVSPGDDRIYPEGRGQHGFLLGDPIEVTDGEKLVQRTVVESDDDDIGRYLELDEPIDTSFTAEETVERYTEPFVRSQLADSKKALAEFSPTTFLAPHDVIDDRHLDIVREYYEGVLNVNPGTPVNDIPFDPFDTNRAYFAEHVDRDQVYADLTQIAEENVYGVLGAHTHREEVTQDRIAETLEWCDELGIEVITFEDAISRKAAY; from the coding sequence ATGGATAACTCTAATTCGGTGGGGCGGAGAACAGTTCTGCGGGGGACTGCGACCCTCGGAATCGCCAGTATAGCTGGGTGTTTTCGTTCTGACGCTAGTGAGAATGGCGAGACTGAAAATGAGTCCGTATCTTCTTCCGACAAAACTGACTCCGATCAAGTCAACAATGATGATGGTGGCGCGTCGAAAAATGGAGGAGAAGATGAGTGGTTCGAGAATGGGGCGGTCACATTCATCTATGACGATGGACCGAACGACGATCTAGAACAAGCATTTCCGGCACATGAGACGTATGACGCGCCAGCGACAGTCGGCATCGTCTCCGAGTGGATGAGAGGGAACGACGAGCGGTGGATGAATGCTGACGAGGTGACGAGACTCGCTGATGCCGGCTGGGAAATTGCGTCCCACACAGCCACCCATGTAGCGGTCACCTCGTTCAACCTCGTTGAGGACGTGTCACCGGGCGATGACCGTATCTACCCCGAAGGACGAGGTCAGCACGGGTTCTTGCTGGGGGATCCAATTGAAGTCACTGATGGTGAGAAGCTCGTACAACGGACGGTCGTTGAGTCGGATGACGACGATATTGGGCGCTACTTAGAGCTTGACGAGCCGATCGATACCTCGTTCACCGCTGAAGAGACAGTCGAGCGGTATACGGAACCATTCGTCCGCAGTCAGCTCGCTGATTCGAAGAAGGCGTTAGCAGAATTCAGCCCGACGACGTTTTTAGCCCCGCACGATGTCATCGATGATCGGCACCTCGATATCGTCCGAGAGTACTACGAGGGCGTGTTGAATGTGAATCCCGGTACACCAGTGAACGATATCCCGTTTGATCCATTCGACACGAACCGAGCGTACTTTGCCGAACACGTCGATCGAGATCAGGTGTATGCTGACCTCACACAGATCGCTGAAGAGAATGTATATGGCGTTCTCGGTGCCCACACCCATCGTGAGGAAGTGACACAGGATCGCATCGCGGAAACACTTGAGTGGTGCGACGAGCTCGGCATTGAAGTGATCACGTTCGAAGATGCGATCAGCCGAAAAGCTGCTTACTGA
- a CDS encoding ParA family protein, with amino-acid sequence MLSYTVYSEAGGVGKSSLTANLAAAHARAGLDVLVVPMDPQDGDLSRLLGVDDDRADHEADNLVRHMVGSPRGSFDDLIRSAEGIDIIPEHNLLSDLPDFLAREKQQAEKLGDAYNIYAQLQRVLQEGDVGEKYDVLICDPPATESDHLYNAIYATRNLVIPVEPSAKGEASVDGLQQLATNFADQMGIEVGVLAAVPNGFKGTNDQMELLDEIAFPTPEVIGDRTALMEGCWKQQCSAFEYQREHRDYPRDHELETLAQLDRLARYLEEQRGIEAPNPPEPGALEEEVTA; translated from the coding sequence ATGCTCTCGTACACGGTTTACAGCGAAGCCGGAGGCGTCGGGAAGTCCTCGCTCACAGCGAATCTCGCTGCTGCACACGCTCGAGCGGGGCTCGACGTCCTCGTCGTCCCGATGGATCCCCAGGACGGCGACCTCAGCCGACTGCTCGGCGTCGACGACGACCGCGCCGATCACGAAGCCGACAATCTCGTTCGCCACATGGTCGGCAGTCCCCGAGGGTCGTTCGATGATCTGATTCGATCCGCCGAGGGAATCGATATCATTCCAGAACACAACCTGCTCTCGGATCTCCCCGATTTCCTCGCCCGCGAAAAACAACAGGCCGAGAAACTCGGAGACGCGTATAATATTTACGCCCAACTCCAGCGCGTTCTCCAGGAAGGTGACGTCGGCGAGAAGTACGACGTCCTGATCTGTGACCCGCCAGCGACCGAGTCGGATCACCTCTACAATGCGATTTACGCGACGCGGAATCTCGTGATCCCGGTCGAGCCCTCCGCGAAGGGGGAAGCGTCGGTCGACGGCCTCCAGCAGCTCGCGACGAACTTCGCCGATCAAATGGGCATCGAAGTGGGCGTCCTCGCCGCGGTGCCGAACGGATTCAAGGGAACGAACGACCAGATGGAACTGCTCGACGAGATCGCGTTCCCGACGCCAGAAGTGATCGGTGATCGAACGGCGCTGATGGAAGGCTGCTGGAAGCAGCAGTGTTCGGCGTTCGAGTACCAGCGCGAGCACCGCGACTACCCGCGGGATCACGAACTCGAGACGCTCGCACAGCTCGATCGCCTCGCCCGCTATCTCGAGGAGCAGCGCGGAATCGAAGCCCCGAACCCGCCTGAGCCCGGTGCGCTCGAAGAAGAGGTGACAGCATGA
- a CDS encoding ATP-binding protein: MNGREPETLIPAAVDTLPINFAILDDEGMILYTNHAWQEFGEANDIELRPDTIGTNYLTITRQAETETARTAAAGLSEILTGERELFEFEYPCHSPDEQRWFLMRAASFTNSDQRYVAVAHFDITDRYTYQRRLEESNERLQQFAYVASHDLQEPLRMVTSYLQLLEQRYSDELDEDAKEFIEFAVDGAERMEAMIEGLLAYSRVETQGQSFDSVDLEAVLDDVLTDLRIRIDETGADIAVESLPTVSGDASQLRQLFQNLLENALQYSGEQKPRVSISAMRNEDEWVISVSDKGIGIDQEDTDRVFEVFQRLHSHEEYDGTGIGLALCRRIIKRHGGEIWVDSEPGEGATFSFTLSAPDT; encoded by the coding sequence ATGAATGGCCGGGAGCCAGAGACTCTTATTCCAGCGGCTGTAGACACACTCCCGATTAACTTTGCAATCCTCGATGACGAAGGGATGATCCTGTATACAAATCACGCATGGCAGGAGTTCGGCGAAGCGAATGACATCGAACTTCGACCAGATACGATCGGAACCAACTATCTGACGATCACCAGACAAGCGGAGACGGAGACGGCACGAACGGCTGCCGCCGGGTTATCCGAGATTCTAACGGGCGAACGAGAGCTCTTCGAGTTCGAATACCCGTGCCACTCTCCCGACGAACAACGTTGGTTTCTCATGCGGGCGGCATCGTTCACTAACAGCGACCAGAGATACGTCGCTGTTGCCCATTTCGACATCACTGATCGGTATACGTATCAGCGTCGGTTAGAAGAGTCCAACGAGCGTCTCCAGCAGTTCGCCTACGTTGCCTCCCACGACCTGCAAGAGCCGTTACGGATGGTCACGAGCTACCTCCAGCTGCTCGAGCAGCGATATAGCGATGAGCTCGACGAAGACGCCAAAGAGTTCATCGAGTTCGCAGTTGACGGTGCCGAACGGATGGAGGCAATGATCGAGGGGCTGCTTGCGTACTCTAGAGTCGAAACGCAGGGACAGTCCTTCGATTCGGTCGATCTCGAGGCAGTACTGGACGATGTGTTGACGGACCTCCGTATCCGGATCGACGAAACTGGTGCCGATATCGCTGTTGAATCGCTACCGACTGTCAGCGGTGACGCCAGCCAACTCCGCCAACTCTTCCAGAACCTGCTGGAAAACGCGCTCCAGTACAGCGGCGAGCAGAAACCTCGAGTATCAATCTCTGCAATGCGTAACGAGGACGAGTGGGTAATTTCGGTCAGTGACAAGGGGATCGGTATCGATCAAGAAGATACAGACCGTGTTTTCGAGGTGTTCCAGCGACTCCATAGCCACGAGGAGTACGACGGGACAGGGATCGGCCTCGCACTCTGTCGACGAATTATCAAACGCCACGGGGGCGAGATCTGGGTCGACTCCGAACCCGGCGAGGGAGCGACGTTTTCGTTTACGCTTTCGGCACCCGATACGTGA
- a CDS encoding helix-turn-helix domain-containing protein, whose translation MSTRDGRVQLNLTPEQKSAFEAAIEHGYYEVPRQRSVTEIAAEVGVSSSTFHYRLNRAEVWLAYQFAADSVAVDADTDIDPEDIEFRRRVYTTLGTGAVEIFRVNPNPPLAEGSLV comes from the coding sequence GTGTCTACTCGGGACGGTCGCGTACAACTGAACCTCACGCCCGAACAGAAGTCGGCGTTCGAAGCCGCCATCGAACACGGATACTACGAAGTCCCACGACAGCGTTCGGTCACCGAGATCGCAGCCGAAGTTGGCGTCTCGAGTTCGACGTTCCACTACCGACTGAACCGGGCCGAGGTGTGGTTGGCTTACCAGTTCGCGGCGGATTCGGTAGCTGTCGACGCCGACACCGATATCGATCCCGAGGACATCGAGTTCAGACGGAGAGTGTACACCACACTCGGAACCGGTGCGGTTGAAATATTTCGAGTAAATCCTAACCCTCCGCTCGCCGAAGGATCTCTCGTATGA
- a CDS encoding methyltransferase domain-containing protein, whose protein sequence is MASPTLADEPIDEEKLDELVGMAVTELGAAYYAPLLVIGDRLGLYEALANGGPLTPGELAERTDTVEPYVTEWLAAGAAGGYVTYDSETERYSLTPEQTALLADEDSPAFLAGGFQGLMGYQKRLSELEADFRTGEGIGWHEQDEDVCRGTERFYRPSYETNLVDEWIPEIDGIDERLTAGARVADVGCGHGASTIIMAEAYPDSEFVAIDYHDHSIEVARERAKEAGVADRISFEVATATEYDGTDYDLVMMFDAYHDMGDPVGVASHVRETLTDDGVWMLIEPFADDRVEDNLNPIGRAFYCASTMACVPNSLGQGGDPVLGAQAGEARLREVITAGGFTSVRRATETPFNLVLEARP, encoded by the coding sequence ATGGCATCACCGACTCTCGCCGACGAACCGATCGATGAAGAAAAATTAGACGAACTCGTCGGAATGGCCGTCACCGAGCTCGGAGCGGCGTATTACGCGCCGCTGCTCGTCATCGGCGACAGGCTCGGTCTCTACGAAGCGTTGGCCAACGGCGGACCACTCACGCCCGGCGAGTTGGCCGAGCGGACCGACACCGTGGAGCCGTACGTCACCGAGTGGCTCGCCGCTGGAGCGGCTGGCGGGTACGTCACCTACGATTCCGAGACGGAGCGCTACAGCCTCACTCCAGAACAGACGGCACTGCTGGCCGACGAAGACAGCCCCGCGTTCCTCGCCGGTGGGTTCCAGGGGTTGATGGGCTATCAGAAACGCCTCTCGGAGCTCGAGGCCGACTTCCGAACCGGTGAGGGCATCGGCTGGCACGAGCAAGATGAAGACGTGTGCCGTGGCACGGAGCGCTTCTACCGGCCCAGTTACGAGACGAATCTCGTCGACGAGTGGATCCCCGAGATCGACGGAATAGACGAGAGGCTCACGGCGGGCGCGCGCGTCGCAGATGTGGGATGTGGTCACGGTGCATCGACGATCATCATGGCCGAGGCCTACCCCGATTCGGAGTTCGTCGCCATCGATTACCACGATCACTCGATCGAAGTGGCCCGCGAGCGAGCCAAAGAAGCCGGTGTTGCAGACCGTATCAGCTTCGAGGTGGCGACGGCGACGGAGTATGACGGGACCGACTACGACCTCGTGATGATGTTCGACGCGTATCACGACATGGGTGATCCGGTCGGCGTGGCGTCACACGTCCGGGAGACGCTCACCGACGACGGGGTGTGGATGTTGATCGAGCCCTTCGCCGACGATCGAGTCGAGGACAACCTGAATCCGATCGGCAGGGCGTTCTACTGCGCCTCGACGATGGCCTGCGTCCCGAATTCGCTCGGCCAGGGGGGCGACCCCGTCTTGGGAGCACAGGCTGGCGAAGCGCGTCTCCGTGAGGTGATCACTGCGGGCGGATTCACGAGCGTCCGCCGGGCGACCGAGACGCCGTTCAACCTCGTACTCGAAGCCAGGCCGTGA
- a CDS encoding alpha/beta hydrolase, protein MEEATPPDTGGDMETVASADGTEIAFERTGSGPPLVLVHGGVCDHRFWELSDVRATFADHFTVYAMDCRGVGESGDADEYDLEREFEDVAAIVEAIDEPVTLLGHSSGGLLSLEAALRTDNLHKLVLYEPPITFDDRELYSEEVLAEMERLLDDGENEQVLVLFLREIAQSTPEEIDAQRSAPDWQDLVDAAHVWSRSVAAVGEYEFNAARFADMTTPTLLLSGSESPPLLKDATAPVNDALPNSRIVTFDGHAHEAMLTGPDRFLEAVLRFIREEN, encoded by the coding sequence ATGGAAGAAGCAACACCACCAGACACGGGTGGTGACATGGAAACAGTCGCGTCCGCAGACGGGACGGAGATTGCCTTCGAGCGGACGGGAAGCGGGCCACCGCTCGTGCTCGTCCACGGGGGCGTCTGTGACCACAGATTCTGGGAGTTATCCGACGTTCGCGCCACCTTCGCGGACCACTTCACGGTCTACGCGATGGATTGTCGCGGTGTCGGTGAGAGCGGGGACGCAGACGAGTACGACCTGGAACGGGAGTTCGAAGACGTGGCTGCGATCGTCGAGGCGATCGACGAACCCGTAACCCTCCTCGGGCACTCATCGGGAGGACTCTTATCGCTCGAGGCGGCCCTGCGAACCGATAACCTACACAAACTCGTCCTGTACGAGCCACCCATTACGTTCGACGATCGGGAACTCTACTCCGAGGAGGTGCTCGCGGAAATGGAGCGGCTGCTGGACGACGGTGAAAACGAGCAGGTACTTGTCCTGTTCCTCCGAGAAATCGCTCAATCCACGCCGGAGGAAATCGACGCGCAACGCTCAGCCCCGGACTGGCAGGACCTCGTGGACGCGGCACACGTCTGGTCCCGCAGCGTAGCAGCGGTCGGCGAGTACGAGTTCAATGCAGCCAGGTTCGCCGATATGACGACGCCGACGTTGCTGTTGTCCGGCAGCGAGAGCCCTCCACTCTTGAAAGATGCGACGGCCCCGGTCAACGACGCGCTCCCGAACAGCCGGATCGTTACCTTCGATGGGCACGCACACGAGGCGATGCTCACCGGACCGGACCGCTTCCTCGAAGCGGTACTTAGATTCATCCGTGAAGAGAACTAA
- a CDS encoding cobalamin-independent methionine synthase II family protein has translation MTNTDNRIRTTHIGSLPRPPELLELLKDRQDGEDVDEDEWTATVADATRNVLERQAEAGLDVVNNGEQPRVSFNWYVADRLSGIDGKREQELWADLQEFPEYAEETFETDVIDLAMQPVVTGPVEYTGHEEAEAELEEFRDALETVDADFEGTFMTSASPSIVATTHVDDHYDSYEEFLFAVADAMREEYELIAETGMTLQIDAPELLTIGQTAAYADESLEDIRDATRLHVEALNEALENVPAEQVRLHTCWGSYEGPHHLDTDLVEMLPEIYEADITGLSIEQANPRHQHEYRAFAEQPLPDGWTLMPGVVDVKTNIIDHPETIADRLERVADAVDDSTPLVAAPDCGFGTQAGLGMVDPEIAWAKLEALVEGAEIATERVC, from the coding sequence ATGACGAATACCGACAATCGGATCCGGACGACACACATCGGTAGCCTCCCGCGGCCCCCGGAGTTACTGGAACTGCTCAAGGATCGGCAGGACGGCGAGGACGTCGACGAAGACGAGTGGACCGCCACCGTCGCAGACGCCACGCGAAACGTCCTCGAGCGCCAGGCCGAGGCCGGACTGGACGTCGTCAACAACGGCGAGCAGCCTCGAGTTTCGTTCAATTGGTACGTCGCAGACCGACTGAGCGGGATCGACGGCAAGCGCGAGCAGGAACTGTGGGCGGACCTCCAGGAGTTCCCGGAGTATGCCGAGGAGACGTTCGAGACCGACGTCATCGACCTCGCGATGCAGCCCGTCGTCACCGGTCCCGTCGAGTACACCGGCCACGAGGAGGCCGAAGCCGAACTCGAGGAATTCCGCGATGCGCTCGAGACCGTCGATGCGGACTTCGAGGGGACGTTCATGACCTCGGCGTCGCCGAGCATCGTCGCGACCACCCACGTCGACGACCACTACGACTCGTACGAGGAGTTCCTCTTCGCCGTCGCGGACGCGATGCGCGAGGAGTACGAACTGATCGCGGAGACCGGGATGACCCTCCAGATCGACGCACCCGAACTCCTGACGATCGGGCAGACCGCGGCCTACGCGGACGAGTCCCTCGAGGACATCAGGGACGCCACGCGTCTCCACGTCGAGGCGCTCAACGAGGCCCTCGAGAACGTCCCCGCAGAGCAGGTCCGTCTCCACACCTGCTGGGGGAGCTACGAAGGACCCCACCACCTCGATACGGACCTGGTCGAGATGCTACCGGAGATCTACGAGGCCGACATCACGGGCCTGAGTATCGAACAGGCTAACCCCCGCCACCAGCACGAGTACCGCGCGTTCGCCGAGCAGCCGCTTCCGGACGGCTGGACGCTGATGCCCGGCGTCGTCGACGTGAAAACGAACATCATCGACCACCCGGAGACGATCGCGGACCGCCTCGAGCGCGTCGCCGACGCGGTCGACGATTCGACGCCGCTAGTCGCCGCGCCCGACTGCGGATTCGGTACGCAGGCTGGCCTCGGAATGGTCGATCCCGAGATTGCGTGGGCCAAACTCGAAGCACTCGTCGAGGGCGCCGAGATCGCGACCGAGCGCGTCTGCTGA